From one Nonomuraea polychroma genomic stretch:
- a CDS encoding PIG-L deacetylase family protein — protein MTTDQLEPMPDDWQRALAIVAHPDDLEYGCASAIATWTDAGREVAYVIATRGEAGIDTLEPATCGPVREREERASAAVVGVSSVEFLDHQDGVIEYGVALRKDIAAAIRRHRPELVITLNPDDTWGGTYWNTPDHRAVGRAVLDAAGDAGNRWIFPDTDAEPWNGVRWVAVAGTDSPTHAVDVTDGLERGVRSLMEHRAYIEALTDESPETYVRDLIEGFARQTAERFGGRPAVTFRLFTK, from the coding sequence ATGACAACCGATCAGCTCGAGCCCATGCCAGACGACTGGCAGCGGGCCCTCGCCATCGTGGCCCACCCCGACGACCTCGAGTACGGCTGCGCGTCCGCGATCGCCACCTGGACCGATGCCGGACGCGAGGTCGCGTACGTGATCGCGACCCGGGGTGAGGCAGGCATCGACACGCTCGAGCCCGCCACATGCGGTCCCGTGCGGGAACGTGAGGAGCGGGCCAGCGCCGCCGTGGTCGGGGTGAGCAGTGTGGAGTTCCTCGACCATCAGGACGGCGTCATCGAGTACGGCGTCGCCTTGCGCAAGGACATCGCCGCCGCCATCCGCAGGCACCGCCCCGAACTGGTCATCACCTTGAACCCGGACGACACCTGGGGCGGCACGTACTGGAACACTCCGGATCACCGGGCGGTGGGCAGAGCGGTGCTGGACGCCGCGGGAGACGCGGGCAATAGGTGGATATTTCCGGACACTGATGCGGAGCCCTGGAACGGCGTCCGCTGGGTCGCCGTTGCCGGCACCGACTCCCCCACACACGCCGTGGACGTCACCGACGGGCTGGAGCGCGGCGTGCGGTCCCTCATGGAGCACCGTGCCTACATCGAGGCCCTCACCGACGAGAGTCCCGAGACCTACGTACGCGACCTGATCGAGGGCTTCGCCCGGCAGACGGCGGAGCGCTTCGGCGGCCGCCCGGCCGTGACATTCCGCCTCTTCACCAAGTAA
- a CDS encoding metal-dependent phosphohydrolase, which yields MSRGAAGERRAGAAGRRAAGRSGETLAGRWEALVGGSAASRALGAELIARWSEPHRRYHDLAHLAAVLDAVDELAGEAQDLAAVRLAAWFHDAVYDGRPGWDEERSAQLAQSRLSRCGVPATRVAEAARLVRLTAAHDTLADGDANGAVLCDADLAVLGRPGYEAYAAAIRQEYAHVPDDLFRAGRAEVLRRLLATPRLYRTAQAAGLWEERARANMTAELAGLTEGQGSAG from the coding sequence ATGAGCAGGGGTGCGGCGGGCGAGCGGAGGGCGGGCGCCGCGGGCCGGAGGGCGGCCGGTCGTTCGGGGGAGACACTCGCCGGCCGGTGGGAGGCGCTCGTGGGCGGCTCCGCGGCCTCGCGCGCCCTGGGTGCCGAGCTGATCGCCCGGTGGTCCGAGCCGCACCGCCGCTACCACGACCTCGCCCACCTGGCCGCCGTGCTCGACGCCGTCGACGAGCTGGCGGGCGAGGCCCAGGACCTGGCGGCGGTGCGGCTGGCCGCCTGGTTCCACGACGCCGTGTACGACGGCAGGCCGGGCTGGGACGAGGAACGCAGCGCCCAGCTGGCCCAGTCCAGGCTGTCCAGGTGCGGCGTGCCCGCCACCCGGGTCGCCGAAGCCGCCAGGTTGGTACGCCTCACCGCCGCCCACGACACCCTGGCCGACGGCGACGCCAACGGCGCGGTCCTGTGCGACGCCGACCTGGCCGTCCTGGGCCGCCCCGGATACGAGGCCTACGCCGCCGCCATCCGCCAGGAGTACGCCCATGTGCCCGACGACCTGTTCAGGGCCGGACGCGCCGAGGTGCTGCGCCGCCTGCTGGCCACGCCGCGCCTCTACCGCACCGCCCAGGCGGCCGGTCTGTGGGAGGAACGCGCCCGCGCCAACATGACCGCCGAGCTGGCCGGCCTCACGGAAGGGCAGGGCTCAGCGGGGTGA
- a CDS encoding TIGR03564 family F420-dependent LLM class oxidoreductase, which produces MRYGYYLTEPKGPDPIGGLRDQIAQAAEDGFTSAWLANIFGLDALTALAAAGAQAPAIELGTAVVPTYPRHPAVLAQQAMTVNAALGGRLALGIGLSHKMVIEGMYGYDFERPGRHMKEYLDILIPLSRGEHVKYQGETLKANLKLTTPGAGFPVLVAALGPRMLKLAGTVADGTVLWMTGPKTVAEHVAPTITAAAAEAGREAPRIVCALPVCVTDDRDAAVSRANEIFAVYGQLPSYRAMLDKEGAASPGDVAIVGDEKSVLAQLEELERAGVTDFVGSVFSNKERTRNLLIGAARG; this is translated from the coding sequence ATGCGTTACGGGTATTACCTCACCGAGCCCAAAGGACCCGACCCCATCGGCGGGCTCCGCGACCAGATCGCGCAGGCGGCGGAGGACGGCTTCACCTCGGCCTGGCTCGCCAACATCTTCGGCCTCGACGCGCTGACCGCACTGGCCGCCGCCGGCGCGCAGGCGCCGGCCATCGAGCTCGGCACCGCCGTCGTCCCGACGTACCCGCGCCACCCGGCCGTGCTCGCCCAGCAGGCCATGACCGTCAACGCGGCGCTCGGCGGGCGGCTCGCGCTCGGCATCGGGTTGTCACACAAGATGGTGATCGAAGGCATGTACGGGTACGACTTCGAGCGCCCGGGCCGGCACATGAAGGAATACCTCGACATCCTGATCCCGCTCAGCCGGGGCGAACACGTCAAATACCAGGGCGAGACGCTCAAGGCGAACCTCAAGCTGACCACGCCCGGCGCGGGCTTCCCCGTGCTGGTGGCCGCGCTCGGCCCGCGCATGCTCAAACTGGCCGGCACCGTGGCCGACGGCACCGTCCTGTGGATGACCGGGCCCAAGACCGTCGCCGAGCACGTCGCGCCCACGATCACGGCAGCGGCGGCCGAGGCGGGCCGCGAGGCCCCGCGCATCGTCTGCGCGCTGCCCGTCTGCGTCACCGACGACCGCGACGCCGCCGTCAGCCGGGCGAACGAGATCTTCGCGGTCTACGGGCAGCTGCCCTCCTACCGTGCCATGCTCGACAAGGAAGGTGCCGCGAGCCCCGGCGACGTGGCCATCGTGGGTGACGAGAAGAGCGTGCTGGCCCAGCTCGAAGAGCTGGAGCGGGCCGGGGTCACCGACTTCGTGGGCTCGGTGTTCAGCAACAAGGAACGCACACGGAACCTGCTAATCGGCGCGGCGCGGGGCTGA
- a CDS encoding DUF2786 domain-containing protein has product MRERTLDRVRKLLAKAERTDNDHERATFMAAASALMAKHGIDTLPPAGTRQTPGDRIVTLPGPWAREKARLVSLVAQAVRCRPLLIGRGDGGQRVHVFGFAADLERADLLATSLLLQMASGLARVRVPEDVTAVRAYRRSWMLGFTDEVYRLLCEAESRAEAESAGTGTELVLADRRAEVARAVAAHYPHIRMSVPRTSGSGYRDGVAAGRRADLGRTGMPAATARELSR; this is encoded by the coding sequence TTGCGGGAGCGCACACTCGACCGCGTCAGGAAACTCCTGGCCAAGGCCGAACGCACCGACAATGACCACGAGCGGGCCACGTTCATGGCGGCGGCGTCGGCGCTCATGGCCAAGCACGGCATCGACACGCTTCCGCCCGCCGGCACGCGGCAGACGCCCGGCGACCGGATCGTCACCCTGCCGGGCCCCTGGGCCAGGGAGAAGGCCCGGCTCGTGAGCCTGGTGGCGCAGGCCGTGCGCTGCCGGCCGCTGCTCATCGGGCGGGGGGACGGCGGGCAGCGGGTGCACGTGTTCGGGTTCGCCGCCGACCTGGAACGCGCCGACCTGCTGGCCACGTCGCTGCTGCTGCAGATGGCCTCGGGGCTGGCGCGTGTTCGGGTCCCCGAGGACGTCACGGCCGTGCGGGCCTACCGGCGGTCGTGGATGCTGGGGTTCACCGACGAGGTGTACCGGCTGTTGTGCGAGGCCGAGTCCCGCGCCGAGGCCGAGTCCGCCGGCACGGGGACCGAGCTCGTCCTGGCCGACCGCCGCGCCGAGGTGGCGCGGGCGGTCGCGGCCCACTATCCGCACATCAGGATGAGCGTGCCCCGCACCAGCGGCTCCGGCTACCGCGACGGCGTGGCCGCAGGCCGCCGCGCCGACCTCGGCCGCACCGGGATGCCGGCCGCCACAGCCCGCGAGCTGAGCCGGTAA
- the thrS gene encoding threonine--tRNA ligase — protein sequence MSAELRITLAGAERVVAAGTTAGEALEADGRTVVAARVNGEPRDLAHVVAEGDVVEAIEASSEEGRAIVRHSTAHVMAQAVQELFPEAKLGIGPPVENGFYYDFDVEQAFHPDDLKRIEKRMREIVKEGQLFSRRPVSDEDAREELAAEPYKLELIGLKGGAADEESVEVGAGQLTIYDNLDPKTGELKWKDLCRGPHVPSTRSIPAFKLMRAGGAYWRGSEKNPQLQRIYGTAWESRDKQDEYLKLLEEAEKRDHRKLGVELDLFSFPPELGSGLPIFHPKGGIIRKEMEDYMRRRQAEAGYEFVNTPHITKSSLFETSGHLPWYAEDMFPAFELEGIEYRVKPMNCPMHNLIYRSRGRSYRELPLRLCEFGSVYRYEKSGVVHGLTRVRGMTQDDAHIYTTREQMADEIKSLLRFVLSVLRDFGLTDFYLELSTRDESEKFIGDPAEWEEATDALRQVATESGLTLKDDPGGAAFYGPKISVQAKDAIGRTWQLSTIQLDLNQPKRFGLEYQAADGSRQTPVMIHRALFGSVERFLGVLTEHYAGAFPPWLAPVQVVGIPIAEAHVSYLQDVAKKLAERGVRIEVDTADDRMQKKIRNAQKAKVPFMLLAGDDDIANGAVSFRYRSGEQKNGVPVDEAIAEIVNAVERRIQV from the coding sequence GTGTCAGCCGAGCTACGCATCACCCTCGCCGGAGCCGAGCGTGTGGTCGCGGCCGGCACGACGGCCGGTGAGGCGCTCGAGGCCGACGGCCGCACGGTCGTCGCGGCCAGGGTCAACGGCGAGCCGCGCGACCTGGCCCACGTCGTGGCCGAGGGCGACGTGGTGGAGGCGATCGAGGCCTCCAGCGAGGAAGGCCGGGCCATCGTCCGCCACTCCACCGCCCATGTCATGGCGCAGGCGGTGCAGGAGCTGTTCCCCGAGGCCAAGCTGGGCATCGGGCCGCCCGTGGAAAACGGGTTCTACTACGACTTCGACGTCGAGCAGGCGTTCCACCCCGACGATCTCAAGCGCATCGAGAAGCGCATGCGGGAGATCGTCAAGGAGGGGCAGCTGTTCTCCCGCCGGCCTGTCAGCGACGAGGACGCGCGCGAGGAGCTCGCCGCGGAGCCTTACAAGCTGGAGCTCATCGGCCTGAAGGGCGGCGCTGCTGACGAGGAGTCGGTCGAGGTCGGCGCCGGGCAGCTGACGATCTACGACAACCTCGACCCCAAGACCGGCGAGCTCAAGTGGAAGGACCTGTGCCGCGGCCCGCACGTGCCGTCCACCCGGTCGATCCCGGCGTTCAAGCTCATGCGCGCCGGCGGCGCCTACTGGCGGGGCAGCGAGAAGAACCCGCAGTTGCAGCGCATCTACGGCACCGCATGGGAGTCCCGCGACAAGCAGGACGAATACCTCAAGCTGCTGGAGGAGGCCGAGAAGCGCGACCACCGCAAGCTCGGCGTCGAGCTCGACCTGTTCAGCTTCCCGCCGGAGCTGGGCAGCGGCCTGCCGATCTTCCATCCCAAGGGCGGGATCATCCGCAAGGAGATGGAAGACTACATGCGCAGGCGGCAGGCCGAGGCGGGCTACGAGTTCGTCAACACGCCGCACATCACCAAGTCGTCGCTGTTCGAGACCTCCGGGCACCTTCCCTGGTATGCCGAGGACATGTTCCCGGCGTTCGAGCTGGAGGGCATCGAATACCGCGTCAAGCCGATGAACTGCCCGATGCACAACCTGATCTACCGGTCGCGCGGGCGTTCCTACCGTGAGCTGCCGCTGCGGTTGTGCGAGTTCGGATCGGTCTACCGCTACGAGAAGTCCGGCGTGGTGCACGGGCTGACCCGCGTACGCGGCATGACGCAGGACGACGCGCACATCTACACCACCAGGGAGCAGATGGCCGATGAGATCAAGTCGCTGCTGAGGTTCGTGCTCAGCGTGCTGCGTGACTTCGGCCTGACCGACTTCTATCTGGAGCTGTCCACCCGCGACGAGTCGGAGAAGTTCATCGGCGACCCCGCCGAGTGGGAGGAGGCCACCGACGCGCTGCGCCAGGTCGCCACCGAGTCGGGGCTGACGCTGAAGGACGACCCGGGCGGCGCGGCCTTCTACGGGCCGAAGATCTCCGTCCAGGCCAAGGACGCGATCGGCCGCACCTGGCAGCTGTCCACCATCCAGCTCGACCTCAACCAGCCCAAGCGGTTCGGCCTGGAATACCAGGCGGCGGACGGATCCCGGCAGACCCCGGTCATGATCCACCGGGCGCTGTTCGGCTCCGTCGAGCGCTTCCTGGGCGTGCTCACCGAGCACTACGCCGGCGCCTTCCCGCCCTGGCTGGCGCCCGTGCAGGTGGTGGGCATCCCGATCGCCGAGGCGCACGTGTCCTACCTGCAGGACGTGGCGAAGAAGCTGGCCGAGCGGGGGGTGCGGATCGAGGTCGACACGGCCGACGACCGCATGCAGAAGAAGATCCGCAACGCGCAGAAGGCCAAGGTCCCCTTCATGCTGCTGGCCGGCGACGACGACATCGCCAACGGGGCGGTCTCGTTCCGCTACCGCAGCGGGGAGCAGAAGAACGGCGTGCCGGTGGACGAGGCGATCGCCGAGATCGTCAACGCCGTGGAGCGGCGCATCCAGGTCTGA
- a CDS encoding HAD family hydrolase: MKGSHQFIDLARISAVVFDTDGVVTDTARGHAAAWKHVFDAFLRGRSGPFDIRDDYLRHVDGRPRLDGIRTFLASRGITLPEGSADDEPGAATVHGLGLAKDQIFVAQVDKYGVAAFPATVALLHELRRRGARTAAVSPSLHGRKLVNAAGVAHLFDELIDGDDAALMNLPGMPEPALFLEAARRLDLPADRIAVVAAALPGIEAGRKGGFGLVVGVVREGGGPEEPRDRGAEVVVSGVGELEVRGRVLPLTS, encoded by the coding sequence ATGAAGGGTTCACATCAGTTCATCGATCTGGCCAGGATCAGCGCCGTCGTGTTCGACACCGACGGGGTGGTCACCGACACCGCGCGGGGGCATGCGGCCGCCTGGAAGCACGTCTTCGACGCCTTCCTGCGCGGCCGCTCGGGGCCGTTCGACATCCGCGACGACTACCTGCGCCACGTGGACGGGCGGCCGCGGCTCGACGGCATCCGCACGTTCCTGGCCTCGCGGGGCATCACGCTGCCCGAGGGGTCGGCGGACGACGAGCCCGGCGCGGCCACCGTGCACGGGCTCGGGCTGGCCAAGGACCAGATCTTCGTGGCGCAGGTGGACAAGTACGGGGTGGCCGCGTTCCCGGCCACGGTCGCCCTGCTGCACGAGCTGCGGCGGCGAGGCGCCCGTACCGCCGCCGTCTCCCCCAGCCTGCACGGGCGCAAGCTCGTGAACGCGGCGGGCGTGGCGCACCTGTTCGACGAGCTGATCGACGGGGACGACGCTGCCCTGATGAACCTGCCGGGCATGCCGGAGCCCGCCCTGTTCCTGGAGGCGGCGCGCCGGCTGGACCTGCCCGCGGACAGGATCGCGGTGGTGGCCGCGGCGCTGCCCGGGATCGAGGCGGGCAGGAAGGGCGGGTTCGGGCTGGTGGTGGGGGTGGTCAGGGAAGGCGGCGGCCCGGAGGAGCCACGTGATCGGGGGGCCGAGGTCGTGGTGTCCGGGGTGGGTGAGCTCGAGGTGCGCGGCAGGGTCCTACCCTTGACGTCGTGA
- a CDS encoding cytochrome P450 yields MSDSDFPLVQFMRDGFDPVGELGRIRAEHPVFPMEIPGDQTVYLVTRWEDVRAVLGDHERFSNDFAGVIGLGSNQEDPGGLGFRDPPEHTRLRKFLTPEFTVRRLRRLEPRIEAMVDEALDRIEAKGAESMPVDLFEEFALPIPSLVVCELLGVPYDERAGFVKISKDRFDFTAGPEASLQAINDAMTYLTELVARERQNPGDGLLGQLLRDHGDELDDRTLASMADGLLTGGHDTSTSMLALGTLWLLQNPEQAAKVREVDGYVNDVVEELLRYMSVVQVAFPRFARQDLELHGVPIKKGELVLCSLIGANRDPAALGEDADEIRPGRDVSHLAFGHGIHRCIGAPLAQMEMRIAFRALLRRFPALRVAGEVPFRELAIVYGVKELPVAW; encoded by the coding sequence ATGTCAGACAGTGATTTCCCGCTCGTCCAGTTCATGCGCGACGGGTTCGATCCCGTGGGTGAGCTCGGACGCATCCGGGCCGAGCACCCCGTCTTCCCGATGGAGATCCCCGGCGACCAGACCGTGTACCTCGTCACCCGCTGGGAGGACGTCCGCGCCGTGCTCGGCGACCACGAGCGCTTCAGCAACGACTTCGCGGGCGTGATCGGTCTCGGCTCCAACCAGGAGGACCCGGGCGGCCTCGGTTTCCGCGACCCGCCCGAGCACACGCGCCTGCGCAAGTTCCTGACCCCCGAGTTCACCGTGCGGCGCCTGCGCAGGCTGGAGCCGCGCATCGAGGCCATGGTCGACGAGGCGCTGGACCGCATCGAGGCCAAGGGCGCCGAGAGCATGCCGGTGGACCTCTTCGAGGAGTTCGCGCTGCCGATCCCGTCGCTGGTGGTGTGCGAGCTCCTGGGCGTGCCCTACGACGAGCGCGCCGGGTTCGTCAAGATCAGCAAGGACCGGTTCGACTTCACGGCCGGGCCCGAGGCCTCGCTGCAGGCGATCAACGACGCGATGACGTACCTGACCGAACTTGTCGCCAGGGAGCGGCAGAACCCGGGTGACGGCCTGCTGGGGCAGCTCCTGCGCGACCACGGCGACGAGCTGGACGACCGCACGCTGGCCAGCATGGCCGACGGCCTGCTGACCGGCGGGCACGACACCAGCACCAGCATGCTCGCGCTGGGCACGCTGTGGCTGCTGCAGAACCCGGAGCAGGCCGCCAAGGTGCGCGAGGTCGACGGCTACGTCAACGACGTCGTCGAGGAGCTGCTGCGCTACATGTCGGTCGTGCAGGTGGCCTTCCCGCGCTTCGCCCGCCAGGACCTGGAGCTGCACGGGGTGCCGATCAAGAAGGGCGAGCTGGTGCTGTGCTCGCTGATCGGCGCCAACCGCGACCCCGCGGCGCTGGGCGAGGACGCCGACGAGATCCGGCCGGGCCGGGACGTCTCGCACCTGGCGTTCGGCCACGGCATCCACCGCTGCATCGGCGCGCCGCTGGCGCAGATGGAGATGCGCATCGCCTTCCGCGCGCTCCTGCGCCGTTTCCCGGCGCTGAGGGTCGCCGGCGAGGTGCCGTTCAGGGAGCTCGCCATCGTCTACGGCGTCAAGGAGCTACCCGTCGCCTGGTAG
- a CDS encoding alpha-hydroxy acid oxidase, protein MVDHHPTVRAVPFGSVLGIDAAPKEPRRLPRWRELRTVLPGRPRVGRARRVADAADVEDLRRLAMKRAPRMVFDYVDGAAEGERSMARAVEAFGRVEFRPRVLRDVAEAPTAVEILGRRIAMPVVLGPTGFTRMMHRAGERAVARAAQRAGVPYTLSTMGTTTAQDVAAATPGGWNWFQLYVVRDRARSLETLALAREAGMDVLVVTVDVPVAGARLRDVRHGLTVPPSLRWRSVLQALARPAWWFDFVTSEPLRFATVEGAPEDLAGITNMMFDPSVTIKDLEWIRSAWRGPLLVKGVQRVDDAKDLAAVGVDGLVVSNHGGRQLDRSPTPLELLPEVVDAVGDRTEVFLDGGVRSGADVAAAVALGARACFIGRAYLYGLMAGGEAGVTRVLDLLHAELVRTTQLLGVAGVGGLDRDVVRLRPP, encoded by the coding sequence GTGGTCGATCACCATCCCACCGTACGCGCCGTCCCCTTTGGTAGCGTTCTGGGCATCGACGCGGCACCGAAGGAACCACGGCGCCTGCCCCGGTGGCGGGAGCTGCGCACCGTGTTGCCCGGCCGGCCGCGGGTGGGCAGGGCGCGGCGCGTGGCGGACGCGGCGGACGTCGAGGATCTGCGGCGGCTGGCCATGAAGCGGGCGCCGCGGATGGTCTTCGACTACGTCGACGGCGCCGCCGAGGGCGAGCGGTCGATGGCCAGGGCGGTGGAGGCGTTCGGGCGGGTGGAGTTCCGGCCGCGGGTGCTGCGGGACGTCGCCGAGGCCCCGACCGCGGTCGAGATCCTCGGCAGGCGGATCGCGATGCCGGTCGTGCTCGGGCCCACCGGATTCACCAGGATGATGCACCGGGCGGGCGAGCGTGCCGTGGCGCGGGCGGCGCAGCGGGCGGGCGTGCCGTACACGCTGTCCACCATGGGCACCACGACCGCCCAGGACGTTGCGGCCGCGACGCCCGGCGGGTGGAACTGGTTCCAGCTGTACGTCGTGCGCGACCGCGCCCGCAGCCTGGAGACGCTCGCCCTGGCACGCGAGGCGGGCATGGACGTTCTGGTGGTGACCGTGGACGTGCCGGTGGCCGGGGCGCGGCTGCGTGACGTGCGGCACGGCCTGACGGTCCCGCCGTCGCTGCGCTGGCGCAGCGTGCTGCAGGCGCTGGCGCGGCCGGCCTGGTGGTTCGACTTCGTCACCAGCGAGCCGCTCAGGTTCGCCACGGTCGAGGGTGCGCCGGAGGACTTGGCCGGGATCACGAACATGATGTTCGATCCGTCGGTGACGATCAAGGACCTGGAGTGGATCAGGTCGGCCTGGCGGGGGCCGCTGCTGGTCAAGGGTGTCCAGCGGGTGGACGACGCCAAGGATCTGGCCGCCGTCGGGGTGGACGGCCTGGTGGTGTCCAACCATGGCGGGCGGCAGCTCGACCGCTCCCCCACGCCGCTGGAGCTGCTCCCCGAGGTGGTCGACGCCGTGGGTGACCGCACGGAGGTCTTCCTGGACGGCGGCGTCCGCAGCGGGGCCGACGTGGCGGCCGCCGTCGCGCTGGGCGCGCGGGCGTGCTTCATCGGCAGGGCCTACCTGTACGGCCTGATGGCGGGCGGCGAGGCGGGGGTGACGCGGGTGCTCGACCTGCTGCACGCCGAGCTCGTACGGACGACGCAGCTGCTCGGCGTGGCCGGCGTCGGCGGGCTCGATCGCGACGTCGTGCGGTTGCGCCCGCCCTGA
- a CDS encoding DUF4031 domain-containing protein — MTVLIDPPNWPGPRGLMWSHLVSDASLEELHDFAARLGVPGRAFDRDHYDVPETVHARAVSLGAEAVSSRELLRRLIAAGLRRRKRHSPR, encoded by the coding sequence GTGACCGTTCTCATCGACCCGCCCAACTGGCCGGGGCCGCGCGGCCTGATGTGGTCGCACCTGGTCAGCGACGCCTCGCTGGAGGAGCTGCACGACTTCGCGGCGCGGCTGGGGGTGCCGGGGCGGGCGTTCGACCGGGATCACTACGACGTGCCGGAGACCGTGCACGCGCGGGCGGTGTCGCTGGGGGCCGAGGCGGTCAGCTCGCGCGAGCTGTTACGGCGGTTGATCGCCGCGGGCCTGCGCCGCCGCAAGCGCCACTCACCCCGCTGA
- a CDS encoding glycoside hydrolase family 25 protein: protein MLQGIDVSNWQGSVDWTGHAEAGVAFAFAKATEGGDYTDKWFARNWNGMRETWMVCGAYHFARPKGDPIEQARHFLATIRAAGGLRRGDLLALDLEEDDGLRPERVARFARRWCHYVERHGRVRPFVYTYHSFANRGNCAGLAEYPLWIAGPDRPRGRPLVPRPWRDWTIHQYVNSPLDRNVFHGTRKELTKLGFHPR, encoded by the coding sequence GTGCTGCAAGGCATAGATGTGTCCAACTGGCAGGGCTCCGTCGACTGGACCGGCCACGCAGAAGCCGGAGTGGCCTTCGCCTTCGCCAAGGCCACCGAGGGCGGCGACTACACCGACAAGTGGTTCGCGCGTAACTGGAACGGCATGCGCGAGACCTGGATGGTGTGCGGCGCGTACCACTTCGCCCGTCCCAAGGGCGACCCCATCGAGCAGGCTCGCCACTTCCTGGCCACGATCCGGGCGGCGGGCGGGTTGCGCCGCGGCGACCTGCTCGCGCTCGACCTCGAAGAGGACGACGGCCTGCGCCCCGAGCGGGTCGCCAGGTTCGCGCGCCGCTGGTGCCACTACGTCGAACGGCACGGGCGGGTACGACCGTTCGTGTACACGTACCACTCGTTCGCGAACCGCGGAAACTGCGCGGGCCTGGCCGAATACCCGCTCTGGATCGCCGGCCCCGATCGGCCCCGCGGCCGGCCTCTGGTGCCCAGGCCGTGGCGGGACTGGACCATCCACCAGTACGTCAACAGCCCCCTCGACCGCAACGTCTTCCACGGGACCCGCAAGGAGCTGACAAAGCTGGGCTTTCACCCGCGATAG
- the pgm gene encoding phosphoglucomutase (alpha-D-glucose-1,6-bisphosphate-dependent), with amino-acid sequence MTHERAGQPAQPADLVDVARLVTSYYALHPDPEEVGQRVAFGTSGHRGSSFNTAFNEDHILATSQAICEYRREQGSDGPLFLGIDTHALSEPARVSALEVFAANEVEVLIDTRDGYAPTPAVSHAILTHNRGRTSGLADGVVITPSHNPPADGGFKYNPPHGGPADTDATSWIQDRANRLLSDMSAVRRVPYTKALDRAGRYDFLGSYVDDLPSVLDLDAIRSAGVRIGADPLGGASVAYWGEIAERHRLDLTVVNPLVDPTWRFMTLDWDGKIRMDCSSPYAMASLIANRDKYDISTGNDADADRHGIVTPDGGLMNPNHYLAVAISYLYTHRDGWPSDAGIGKTMVSSGIIDRVAQSLGRRLYEVPVGFKWFVPGLLDGSLGFGGEESAGASFLRRDGSVWSTDKDGIILALLASEILAVTGKSPSAHYQELVGRFGEPAYARVDAPATREEKAVLGKLSAEQVTASSLAGEPITAVQTSAPGNGASLGGVKVSTESAWFAARPSGTEDVYKIYAESFRGPDHLAKVQEEARSLVSAALG; translated from the coding sequence ATGACCCACGAACGCGCCGGACAGCCCGCTCAGCCCGCCGACCTGGTCGATGTCGCCCGGCTGGTGACGTCCTATTACGCCCTGCATCCCGATCCTGAGGAGGTGGGGCAGCGGGTCGCGTTCGGCACGTCGGGGCACCGGGGCTCGTCGTTCAACACGGCGTTCAACGAGGACCACATCCTGGCCACCAGCCAGGCCATTTGCGAATACCGGCGCGAGCAGGGCTCGGACGGGCCGCTGTTCCTGGGCATCGACACGCATGCGCTGTCGGAGCCCGCGCGGGTGTCGGCGCTGGAGGTGTTCGCGGCCAACGAGGTCGAGGTGCTGATCGACACGCGGGACGGCTACGCGCCCACGCCCGCCGTCTCGCACGCCATCCTGACGCACAACCGGGGGCGGACGTCGGGGCTGGCGGACGGCGTCGTGATCACGCCGTCGCACAATCCGCCGGCGGACGGCGGGTTCAAGTACAACCCGCCGCACGGCGGGCCCGCCGACACCGACGCGACCTCGTGGATCCAGGACCGGGCCAACCGGCTGCTGAGCGACATGAGCGCCGTGCGGCGGGTCCCGTACACGAAGGCCTTGGACCGGGCGGGCCGGTACGACTTCCTCGGCTCGTACGTGGACGACCTGCCGTCCGTGCTGGACCTGGACGCGATCAGGTCGGCCGGGGTGCGGATCGGGGCCGATCCGCTGGGCGGGGCGAGCGTGGCGTACTGGGGGGAGATCGCCGAGCGGCACCGCCTCGACCTGACCGTGGTCAATCCCCTCGTCGATCCGACGTGGCGCTTCATGACGCTCGACTGGGACGGCAAGATCCGGATGGACTGCTCGTCGCCGTACGCGATGGCATCGCTGATCGCAAACCGGGACAAATACGATATTTCCACTGGAAATGATGCCGACGCCGACCGCCACGGCATCGTCACCCCGGACGGCGGGCTGATGAACCCCAACCACTACCTGGCGGTCGCCATCTCCTACCTCTACACCCACCGCGACGGCTGGCCGTCGGACGCCGGGATCGGCAAGACCATGGTCAGCAGCGGCATCATCGACCGGGTCGCGCAGTCGCTGGGACGGCGGCTTTACGAGGTGCCGGTGGGCTTCAAGTGGTTCGTGCCGGGGCTGCTGGACGGGTCGCTGGGGTTCGGGGGCGAGGAGAGCGCCGGGGCGTCCTTCCTGCGGCGGGACGGGTCGGTGTGGTCGACCGACAAGGACGGGATCATCCTGGCGCTGCTGGCGTCGGAGATCCTCGCCGTCACCGGCAAGTCGCCGAGCGCGCATTACCAGGAGCTGGTGGGGCGGTTCGGCGAGCCCGCGTACGCGCGGGTGGACGCGCCGGCGACGCGGGAGGAGAAGGCCGTGCTCGGGAAGTTGTCGGCCGAGCAGGTGACGGCCTCGTCGCTGGCGGGCGAGCCCATCACGGCGGTGCAGACGTCGGCTCCGGGGAACGGGGCGTCGCTGGGCGGAGTGAAGGTCTCGACGGAGAGCGCCTGGTTCGCGGCGCGGCCTTCCGGGACGGAGGACGTCTACAAGATCTACGCCGAGTCCTTCCGCGGCCCCGACCATCTGGCCAAGGTCCAGGAAGAGGCCCGCTCCCTCGTCTCCGCCGCCCTCGGCTGA